In Desulfomonile tiedjei DSM 6799, a genomic segment contains:
- a CDS encoding lipid-binding SYLF domain-containing protein, whose amino-acid sequence MRKSALAVILLGAVSLFPNLALCLPPMELEERLSSATQVLKETVTAPDAGIPVDLLKRSRGIIVFPSLIKAGLGIGGHYGRGVVLRKDPSTGKWGPPAFIRLIGGSFGWQIGVQSTDLILLIMNDISLKSLFKDKITIGADASIAAGPVGRDASAGTDVDFSAGILSYSRAKGLFAGVSIKGSVIESDWESNEAYYGSDVSVIDIFFRGKGTVSPAASELIRFLNKNAS is encoded by the coding sequence ATGCGAAAGAGCGCGTTGGCGGTCATTCTCCTGGGAGCGGTGAGTTTGTTTCCGAACCTGGCTTTGTGTCTGCCTCCCATGGAATTGGAAGAACGTCTGTCCAGTGCAACACAAGTCCTCAAAGAGACCGTAACTGCTCCTGATGCAGGCATTCCTGTTGACTTACTGAAACGAAGCCGTGGCATAATCGTGTTCCCTTCGCTCATTAAAGCCGGCCTGGGAATTGGCGGGCATTACGGAAGAGGGGTAGTTCTCCGGAAAGATCCAAGTACAGGAAAATGGGGACCTCCTGCATTCATCAGGTTGATCGGAGGAAGCTTCGGCTGGCAGATCGGAGTGCAATCGACGGATTTGATCCTGCTCATCATGAATGATATCAGTCTCAAAAGTCTCTTCAAGGATAAGATCACCATAGGAGCAGACGCTTCCATTGCGGCAGGACCGGTTGGCAGAGATGCGTCAGCCGGTACCGACGTGGACTTTTCTGCCGGGATACTGTCCTATTCGAGGGCAAAAGGCCTTTTCGCCGGAGTATCCATCAAGGGGAGCGTGATAGAGTCGGATTGGGAATCCAATGAAGCGTATTATGGATCGGATGTTTCTGTAATAGATATTTTCTTCAGAGGCAAGGGCACGGTTTCTCCTGCTGCGTCGGAGCTCATCCGTTTCTTGAACAAGAACGCTTCATAG
- a CDS encoding TAXI family TRAP transporter solute-binding subunit encodes MRKGFLGFTLAVLSVVLVCSVGFAQSKADWPKSVTVGAAPVGGTYFIWAGGFTKLLNDKMGIPGNVESTGGPVHNVQLIEGKKLDFGMVTNGPAAEGWSGEGWAKGKKYQNQRAIFPMYTTYFQMYSLANTGIKSIMDLNGKSVGVGPVGGTPATYWPKILETAGVKAKRIVNASSADLNAQLKDGMLDSNGQSVGLPWATITEVETLHEANVYGVPKDVADKFIAKHPYFAIGAMPKGTYKSNKDHDIDTLTLWNFMVVHKDAPDDFVYEVVKKTFENVDILVAAHKSATEVKPENVIYSPVPLHPGAVRYYQEKGIKIPENLLPK; translated from the coding sequence ATGAGAAAAGGATTCCTGGGATTTACTTTGGCCGTGCTTTCCGTGGTGCTCGTTTGTTCCGTGGGATTTGCTCAATCTAAGGCAGACTGGCCGAAATCCGTGACCGTTGGAGCGGCACCCGTTGGAGGCACGTACTTCATCTGGGCCGGAGGATTCACAAAACTGCTCAATGACAAAATGGGAATTCCCGGCAATGTGGAATCAACCGGCGGACCGGTGCACAATGTGCAATTGATTGAAGGTAAGAAGCTCGACTTCGGAATGGTCACCAATGGTCCCGCTGCAGAAGGATGGAGTGGTGAAGGATGGGCCAAAGGTAAGAAATATCAGAATCAGCGCGCTATTTTTCCCATGTATACCACCTACTTCCAGATGTATTCGCTCGCTAATACCGGTATCAAGAGTATCATGGATCTGAACGGCAAGAGTGTCGGTGTCGGTCCCGTAGGAGGAACCCCTGCAACATACTGGCCGAAAATTCTTGAAACGGCCGGAGTGAAGGCGAAACGCATCGTCAATGCAAGCTCCGCGGATCTCAATGCACAGCTCAAGGACGGAATGCTCGACTCCAACGGTCAATCCGTCGGTCTTCCCTGGGCAACTATCACTGAAGTTGAAACTCTGCATGAAGCAAACGTTTATGGTGTCCCTAAAGATGTCGCCGACAAGTTCATTGCCAAACATCCCTATTTTGCCATAGGAGCTATGCCGAAAGGCACTTACAAGAGTAATAAGGACCATGATATTGACACGTTAACCCTGTGGAATTTTATGGTTGTTCACAAAGATGCTCCCGATGATTTTGTCTATGAGGTAGTCAAGAAAACCTTTGAGAATGTAGATATACTGGTCGCAGCCCATAAATCTGCAACGGAAGTGAAGCCGGAAAACGTCATTTATAGCCCCGTTCCTCTTCACCCCGGAGCTGTGAGGTATTACCAGGAGAAAGGTATCAAAATACCCGAAAACCTGCTTCCCAAATAA
- a CDS encoding TRAP transporter permease has product MAEQFAPVDIKDVEKKLEEMRIQDLEVSGGRPLKRPFAIAVAIIGLFTSLFHIYVLTIHPIDPWYFRTLHVVLGGILLFSVVPAVRGWGKDQPHLVDYICMLMLIAPAVYIFSVFDEWIYRVGVVPTEWDFFFSVLFVIAVWEMARRTAGLPLAILTILFILYGHFGNYLPGLFYHKGYDWDREMTYLFSLDGILSLPIQASAHYIFLFVLFGAFVDASGAGRFFVDFARCIAGRARGGPAKVSIVSSALIGTASGSSVANVVVDGVFNIPLMKASGFRGTVAGAIEAMNSSGGQIVPPVMGAGAFLMAEILHMPYSEICLAALIPAMLYYTSAYWMIDFYAARAGLRGMNRDEMPVFRQIMMDKGYLLIPLIVLLVSLMGFGWSPYRAALLGIITLIVASWVRKETRMGFASIIKTLSDGARGAIEIIATCAAAGIIVGVLTQTGLGQKFAMIIFSYSQGSLLIALLFTALVAAILGMGMPTTAAYAIAASVLAPALTKDFGITPIAAHLFIFYFACLSALTPPVALAAFAAAAIANARPWDVGWQAMRFAIAGFIIPFMFIYGPAMVLIGSTFDIATAVVTGLLGTTALASAIQGWMLTRVEGIQRVVLLVAALALIKPGWITDLVGFGLLLIIFVYQMISVRKERTVTAN; this is encoded by the coding sequence ATGGCTGAGCAGTTTGCCCCGGTCGACATCAAAGACGTCGAGAAGAAGCTAGAGGAGATGCGCATCCAGGACTTGGAAGTGTCCGGCGGACGACCGCTGAAAAGACCTTTCGCCATTGCAGTGGCCATTATCGGACTATTCACAAGCCTTTTTCACATCTATGTCCTGACGATTCATCCAATTGATCCTTGGTATTTTAGGACACTTCACGTTGTTCTGGGTGGAATTCTTCTTTTTTCGGTTGTTCCGGCAGTTCGCGGATGGGGCAAAGATCAACCGCACCTGGTTGATTACATTTGTATGCTGATGCTTATTGCTCCCGCGGTTTACATTTTCAGCGTCTTTGACGAATGGATTTACCGCGTCGGGGTCGTTCCGACGGAATGGGACTTCTTCTTCTCTGTTCTGTTCGTCATTGCCGTATGGGAAATGGCCAGAAGAACTGCCGGGTTGCCGCTCGCCATACTGACTATCCTTTTCATTCTTTACGGCCACTTTGGCAACTACTTGCCCGGCCTGTTCTACCATAAAGGTTATGACTGGGACCGCGAGATGACGTATCTGTTCAGTCTGGACGGCATTCTCAGTTTGCCCATTCAGGCTTCTGCACATTACATATTTCTCTTCGTTCTTTTTGGAGCTTTTGTAGACGCATCCGGAGCCGGAAGATTCTTTGTGGATTTTGCCAGATGTATAGCCGGGCGTGCGCGAGGAGGTCCCGCAAAAGTATCTATTGTCTCCAGCGCCTTGATCGGAACAGCCTCCGGGTCATCAGTGGCGAATGTTGTGGTCGACGGTGTCTTCAATATTCCTCTCATGAAAGCTTCCGGATTTCGGGGTACCGTTGCCGGAGCTATCGAAGCAATGAACTCCAGTGGTGGCCAGATCGTTCCACCAGTCATGGGAGCCGGCGCTTTCCTTATGGCGGAAATCCTTCACATGCCCTATTCGGAAATCTGCTTGGCCGCCCTGATTCCTGCAATGCTGTACTACACATCTGCCTATTGGATGATAGACTTTTATGCCGCGCGAGCCGGATTGCGAGGCATGAACCGGGATGAAATGCCTGTATTTCGCCAGATCATGATGGACAAGGGCTATTTACTCATTCCTCTAATTGTGCTTTTGGTTAGCCTCATGGGATTCGGCTGGTCGCCCTATCGTGCTGCTTTGCTTGGCATTATTACCCTGATCGTCGCGAGTTGGGTTCGTAAAGAGACTCGCATGGGATTTGCTTCCATTATCAAGACCCTCTCCGATGGCGCTAGGGGAGCCATAGAAATCATTGCCACTTGCGCCGCCGCCGGTATTATTGTCGGTGTTTTGACGCAAACCGGATTGGGTCAGAAATTTGCGATGATTATTTTCAGCTATTCCCAAGGGAGTTTGCTGATCGCATTGCTCTTTACTGCGCTCGTTGCGGCGATACTGGGCATGGGAATGCCAACCACTGCAGCATATGCGATTGCGGCATCGGTTCTGGCACCGGCCCTGACTAAAGACTTTGGCATTACTCCCATTGCAGCGCATTTGTTCATCTTCTACTTTGCTTGCCTCTCGGCTTTGACGCCTCCTGTGGCTCTCGCAGCCTTCGCGGCAGCCGCGATTGCCAATGCACGCCCGTGGGACGTGGGCTGGCAGGCTATGCGCTTTGCCATTGCCGGATTCATCATCCCCTTTATGTTCATTTACGGTCCCGCAATGGTGTTAATAGGTTCAACTTTCGACATCGCAACTGCTGTAGTGACGGGTCTACTGGGTACCACCGCTTTGGCCTCGGCTATTCAGGGATGGATGTTGACACGGGTGGAGGGCATCCAAAGAGTTGTGCTCCTTGTGGCGGCTTTAGCCCTGATCAAACCGGGATGGATAACGGATCTCGTTGGTTTCGGTCTATTGCTTATCATTTTCGTCTATCAGATGATATCGGTCAGGAAAGAACGGACTGTTACCGCAAACTAG
- a CDS encoding response regulator — MEDTKILEGKNILAVDDEPDVLEVIEEALFDSNLTTALDFESARKLIEKESYDLVILDIMGVNGFQLLELCSERGLSAAMLTARATDIRSLNRSLKLGAVSFLPKEEMGSLRELTAEILHELEQGRSHWQKLFHRLGPLFKEKFGIVWEDLEKPPRPRIPWD, encoded by the coding sequence ATGGAAGACACGAAGATACTCGAAGGTAAGAATATTCTTGCCGTCGATGACGAACCTGACGTATTGGAAGTTATCGAAGAAGCACTCTTCGACAGCAATTTAACCACAGCCTTGGACTTTGAAAGCGCAAGAAAGCTGATCGAGAAAGAATCTTACGATCTGGTCATACTTGACATCATGGGAGTGAACGGATTTCAATTACTCGAGTTGTGCTCGGAACGCGGATTGTCTGCAGCAATGCTTACCGCACGGGCAACGGATATTCGCAGCCTGAATCGCTCCTTGAAACTCGGCGCGGTATCATTTCTTCCCAAGGAGGAAATGGGTTCTCTCCGTGAGCTCACGGCCGAGATTCTGCATGAACTCGAACAGGGCAGATCCCATTGGCAGAAGCTGTTCCATCGTCTCGGACCGTTGTTTAAGGAGAAATTCGGCATCGTGTGGGAAGATCTCGAAAAACCGCCACGGCCGAGAATTCCCTGGGACTGA
- a CDS encoding AAA family ATPase, translated as MAEKENHGLKSILKGMVVAKTSLLYLVTDEDRRVEGEIKALASAFKPPLRTYVWSCTTGITLDDESVLPSPALMDALDWFMDINETAFLVLNDIHVFLKDNPPVIRKLKDVAKRIENTYKTVFLISSALDIPPEIQSDIVLVDVPLPAPEEIEKILHGIIAREKHRDNLKEAVTDDIRDLFVKAGAGLTSQQVQQAFRKVLTGKRAINSQDMDLLFEEKRQIVRKSGLLELFTQPMEFDHLGGFGNLKRWLIMRQDIFSKRAREYGLHFPKGVLMMGISGCGKSLCVKAIAAFWKLPLLRLDMGRVYDGIQGSPEECLRKVIKTAEASAPCVLWIDEIEAGIANASQKSLGGSASRVLATFLTWMQEKLSPVFIGATANNIELLPPEILRKGRFDELFYVELPGDNERMEIIRIHLAKRNVPLNLFDFTPLVKVTEGFNGAEIEQGVVGALFRAFSDNRTINQNDLYIALESIVPLSTTMKEEIKKLERWAFNRALRAGDSK; from the coding sequence ATGGCTGAGAAAGAAAACCATGGTCTGAAGTCAATCCTCAAAGGAATGGTGGTTGCCAAGACCTCTCTTCTCTATCTCGTAACGGATGAGGATCGGCGGGTCGAAGGAGAGATCAAGGCTCTCGCGTCGGCGTTCAAACCTCCCTTGCGAACGTATGTGTGGTCCTGTACCACAGGAATTACGCTGGATGATGAAAGCGTGCTCCCCAGTCCAGCGCTCATGGACGCTCTTGACTGGTTCATGGATATCAATGAGACAGCGTTTCTGGTACTCAATGACATCCACGTGTTCCTTAAGGATAATCCACCAGTAATAAGAAAGCTGAAGGATGTCGCAAAGAGAATCGAAAACACGTACAAGACTGTTTTTCTCATCTCCTCGGCGCTCGACATTCCCCCAGAAATCCAGAGCGACATTGTATTGGTTGATGTTCCCCTTCCCGCTCCGGAAGAAATCGAGAAAATACTGCACGGTATCATCGCAAGAGAAAAGCACCGGGACAATCTCAAAGAGGCAGTCACGGACGACATTCGGGATCTGTTCGTAAAAGCCGGAGCCGGTCTTACAAGCCAGCAGGTCCAGCAGGCATTCCGTAAGGTTCTTACCGGAAAGCGCGCCATAAACTCACAGGATATGGACCTCCTCTTTGAGGAGAAGCGACAGATCGTTCGGAAAAGCGGACTTCTGGAACTTTTTACCCAGCCTATGGAATTCGACCATCTCGGTGGTTTCGGCAATCTGAAGCGATGGCTCATCATGCGCCAGGACATCTTCTCCAAACGCGCCAGAGAGTATGGCCTCCACTTTCCCAAAGGCGTACTCATGATGGGCATCAGCGGTTGTGGCAAGAGTCTCTGTGTGAAGGCAATTGCCGCGTTCTGGAAATTGCCGCTCCTGAGACTGGATATGGGCAGAGTTTACGACGGCATTCAGGGTAGCCCTGAAGAATGCTTGAGAAAAGTCATCAAGACTGCTGAGGCATCAGCTCCCTGCGTATTGTGGATAGATGAAATCGAAGCGGGAATTGCCAATGCGAGCCAAAAGAGTCTCGGTGGATCTGCATCCCGCGTTTTGGCTACCTTTCTCACGTGGATGCAGGAGAAACTGTCACCAGTATTCATCGGGGCCACCGCCAACAATATTGAGCTATTGCCGCCTGAAATACTGCGAAAAGGCCGATTCGACGAGTTATTTTACGTAGAATTGCCCGGAGATAACGAGCGGATGGAGATCATCCGCATTCATCTAGCGAAAAGAAATGTGCCGCTCAATCTTTTTGATTTCACTCCTCTAGTAAAAGTAACGGAAGGCTTCAACGGAGCTGAAATCGAACAAGGAGTGGTTGGGGCACTTTTCAGGGCATTCAGCGACAACAGAACCATCAACCAAAACGATCTCTATATCGCTTTGGAAAGCATCGTTCCCCTTTCCACCACCATGAAAGAAGAGATCAAGAAGCTGGAACGCTGGGCGTTCAATCGCGCGCTGAGAGCAGGAGACTCAAAGTAA
- a CDS encoding 4Fe-4S binding protein — protein MPYRIVTEECRGCQTCARNCPTHASVGEKKQPHAIDVTRCIECGVCARGCPYGAIRDPQGNTPPRLKKNEWPKPYVWKEDCVGCEVCAAVCPFQALGMGELDGESIAGLYDPKACVGCGLCEQACPVHAIQLVWPEAAKQIA, from the coding sequence ATGCCCTACAGAATCGTCACCGAGGAGTGTCGAGGCTGCCAGACCTGTGCACGAAATTGTCCTACTCATGCTTCTGTTGGTGAGAAGAAGCAGCCGCATGCCATCGACGTGACCCGATGCATCGAATGCGGAGTATGCGCAAGAGGTTGCCCGTACGGCGCTATTCGCGATCCCCAGGGAAACACGCCCCCCAGGCTCAAAAAGAACGAATGGCCGAAACCGTACGTCTGGAAAGAAGATTGTGTCGGCTGTGAAGTATGTGCGGCAGTATGTCCGTTTCAGGCACTCGGAATGGGCGAATTGGACGGCGAGAGCATCGCCGGTCTGTACGATCCAAAAGCCTGTGTCGGCTGCGGTCTCTGTGAGCAAGCCTGTCCTGTGCACGCAATTCAACTGGTTTGGCCGGAAGCGGCAAAACAAATAGCCTGA
- a CDS encoding M3 family oligoendopeptidase → MFDSIPSDPEILKTWSWSDFQPYYQDLIGRRLTSDGVAEFLTDWTRINEVIDETYSRLHVLMTVDTSDKAAEELFHAFLENVFPPSEEAEQELKKKLLELGTVPSDFAVPMKKMKAEAELFREDNLKLQVHEHKLTTEYDKIVGAQTVQWEGKEVTVVQLRPVFQSQDRKLREKAWRTSLERQLQDRSAISELWKEFMKVRLELASNADCRDYRSYRWKQMLRFDYTPEDSLQFDKAIEEAVVPVAARIVDRRRKLLELSSVRPWDMDVDPLGRSPLRPFQVISELRDKTASVFRSMDPVLGGYFEIMEREGLLDLENRKNKAPGGYCTEFAASKRPFIFMNAVGIHEDIQTLLHESGHAFHAFERSGLPFHQQRSVGMEFSEVASMGMELLASPYLRKDRGGFYSESESARALSKHLEDSILFWPYMAMVDSFQHWVYENPNVSVDAANCDKEWAALTKRFMPWLDWSGLEQEAMTGWHRKLHIHVVPFYYVEYGFAQLGAVQVWRNAMKDETAAIKAYRAALALGGTASLPMLFETAGARFAFDTEMLNSAVSLMEEVLGTLRDRQE, encoded by the coding sequence ATGTTCGATTCCATACCTTCGGACCCTGAAATTCTGAAAACCTGGTCATGGTCCGATTTTCAACCTTATTATCAAGATCTGATCGGTCGGAGACTGACATCTGACGGAGTTGCCGAATTTCTGACCGACTGGACGCGGATCAATGAAGTTATAGACGAGACTTACAGCCGGCTCCATGTCCTCATGACGGTAGATACTTCAGACAAAGCTGCGGAAGAACTCTTTCACGCATTTCTCGAGAATGTCTTCCCTCCATCTGAGGAAGCGGAACAGGAACTCAAGAAGAAGCTCCTGGAACTGGGGACCGTTCCATCGGATTTTGCGGTACCGATGAAGAAAATGAAGGCTGAAGCTGAACTCTTCCGAGAAGATAATCTTAAGCTGCAAGTCCATGAACACAAACTCACAACCGAATACGACAAGATCGTCGGCGCGCAGACTGTGCAATGGGAAGGAAAAGAAGTCACCGTTGTCCAGCTCCGGCCGGTGTTCCAAAGTCAGGATCGCAAGTTGAGAGAAAAGGCGTGGCGAACGTCTCTTGAGCGACAACTCCAGGATCGCTCCGCAATATCGGAACTCTGGAAAGAGTTCATGAAAGTCCGCTTGGAGCTGGCGAGCAATGCCGATTGCCGGGACTATCGTTCGTACCGGTGGAAACAGATGCTTCGCTTCGATTATACCCCTGAAGATTCACTCCAATTCGATAAAGCAATCGAAGAGGCGGTCGTCCCTGTTGCCGCGCGTATCGTGGATCGAAGAAGAAAACTCCTTGAGCTTTCAAGTGTACGGCCCTGGGACATGGACGTCGATCCTCTGGGCAGATCTCCCTTGCGTCCTTTTCAGGTCATATCCGAACTCAGGGACAAGACCGCGTCGGTATTTCGGTCGATGGATCCTGTTCTTGGCGGATATTTCGAGATTATGGAACGTGAAGGATTACTGGATCTCGAAAACAGGAAAAATAAAGCTCCGGGTGGATATTGCACTGAATTTGCCGCGTCCAAGAGACCGTTCATCTTCATGAATGCTGTTGGCATACACGAAGACATCCAGACCCTCCTGCACGAATCGGGACACGCGTTCCATGCATTCGAGCGAAGTGGCCTGCCATTTCATCAACAGCGTTCCGTAGGCATGGAATTCTCCGAAGTTGCGTCCATGGGAATGGAGTTGCTGGCATCGCCTTACCTCCGCAAGGATCGAGGAGGATTCTACTCCGAATCGGAATCCGCTCGTGCTTTGAGCAAACACCTGGAAGACAGCATTCTCTTCTGGCCTTACATGGCTATGGTGGATTCATTTCAGCACTGGGTGTACGAGAATCCGAATGTATCCGTGGACGCGGCAAACTGTGACAAAGAATGGGCGGCACTGACAAAGCGTTTCATGCCGTGGCTGGACTGGAGCGGGCTGGAACAGGAGGCAATGACCGGATGGCATCGCAAGCTTCACATCCATGTTGTGCCTTTCTACTACGTCGAATACGGATTCGCGCAACTTGGGGCTGTCCAGGTGTGGCGAAACGCCATGAAGGATGAAACCGCAGCCATCAAGGCATATCGCGCCGCTTTAGCGCTCGGAGGAACCGCTTCATTGCCGATGCTTTTCGAAACCGCAGGTGCCCGGTTTGCTTTTGACACTGAAATGCTGAACTCTGCTGTGTCTCTAATGGAGGAGGTTCTCGGCACTTTGAGGGATCGTCAGGAGTGA
- a CDS encoding tetratricopeptide repeat protein, whose amino-acid sequence MISLFLRFFTVMAVFLLASGLSAFAANGTSTFSEALEAHWAWNLDKAIQLYSKVLGSDPNNARAYFNRGAAYRSKGQNEKAFADFNQAVQKDPGLAEAFFARGEYYRQRSMFDKAVQDFSRTLTINKDYPGVHRVKGEAELGLGQFQAAISDLDIALRSNADDSDAYFLRGVAHQNLKSLAASLSDFNRAIELNPQNTKALFKLGNILFSEGKTEQALDAYNRVLKLDPKNVDALTNRGWAKRGLGDYQGAIEDLTQSLKINPKLALALSNRAQLYTQTNRIDAAVADYTQLLSIKGADPGILFARGKLLLELKKPAEAETDFTRALQDEPDRPEILEYRARARLMAKKYNEAIADLNSILKIDPADVEALLARAQAHEAESHYNEAIADYREAIRLDAEKAGVEAQYGLAKNFLMNNQLDQAITQFSKVIELEPSHGLAWANRGVALKQKGDLASAAEDFRKALMYLKEPSRLTAVGRLLETTESKLNPVVSQRSPHESVSAESMPMESKYW is encoded by the coding sequence ATGATCTCTTTATTCCTGCGTTTCTTTACTGTAATGGCTGTGTTCCTGCTTGCCTCAGGCTTATCCGCATTTGCAGCAAACGGGACAAGCACGTTTTCCGAAGCCCTGGAAGCTCACTGGGCTTGGAATCTCGATAAAGCCATTCAGTTGTACTCGAAAGTATTAGGCTCCGATCCCAATAATGCACGGGCCTATTTCAATCGTGGGGCTGCGTACAGGTCCAAGGGGCAAAACGAAAAGGCATTTGCAGATTTCAACCAGGCCGTCCAAAAAGATCCCGGTCTCGCAGAAGCCTTCTTTGCACGCGGGGAATACTATCGTCAGAGAAGCATGTTCGACAAAGCCGTGCAGGATTTCTCTCGTACTCTGACTATCAACAAGGATTATCCCGGGGTACATCGAGTCAAAGGCGAAGCCGAACTCGGCCTGGGACAATTCCAGGCAGCTATATCCGACCTGGATATTGCCCTCAGGTCCAATGCCGATGATTCCGATGCCTATTTTCTCAGAGGTGTCGCTCACCAGAATTTGAAATCGTTGGCAGCCTCTTTGAGCGATTTCAACCGAGCGATCGAGTTGAATCCTCAAAATACAAAAGCTTTGTTCAAACTCGGGAACATACTTTTTTCCGAGGGCAAGACCGAACAAGCGCTGGATGCCTACAATCGGGTGCTTAAACTCGATCCCAAGAATGTGGATGCACTCACGAATCGCGGCTGGGCAAAAAGGGGACTGGGCGATTACCAGGGTGCTATTGAGGATTTGACTCAGAGCTTGAAAATCAATCCTAAATTGGCTCTCGCTTTGTCAAACCGGGCCCAACTCTATACGCAAACGAATCGGATTGATGCAGCCGTAGCGGATTACACGCAGCTTCTCTCAATAAAGGGAGCGGATCCGGGTATTCTCTTTGCGCGTGGCAAGCTCCTTCTGGAATTGAAAAAACCGGCCGAAGCCGAAACAGATTTCACCCGCGCTCTCCAGGATGAACCAGATCGACCGGAAATCCTGGAATATCGGGCGCGCGCGAGGTTGATGGCTAAGAAATACAACGAAGCTATTGCAGACCTGAACAGTATTCTGAAGATCGATCCAGCCGATGTTGAAGCACTTCTTGCCAGAGCACAGGCTCACGAAGCCGAATCGCACTACAACGAAGCCATCGCCGATTACCGGGAAGCGATTCGCTTGGATGCTGAAAAGGCCGGCGTGGAGGCACAGTACGGGCTCGCGAAGAATTTTCTCATGAACAATCAATTGGATCAGGCTATTACGCAATTCAGCAAAGTAATTGAATTAGAGCCCTCACACGGGTTGGCCTGGGCGAATCGGGGGGTTGCCCTCAAACAAAAAGGGGATCTTGCTTCGGCTGCCGAGGATTTCCGCAAAGCTTTGATGTACCTGAAGGAACCGTCTCGTCTCACAGCGGTTGGTCGCCTCCTCGAAACCACGGAATCAAAGCTCAACCCGGTGGTCAGTCAACGGAGTCCTCACGAGAGCGTTTCTGCCGAATCAATGCCCATGGAAAGCAAATATTGGTAA
- a CDS encoding tetratricopeptide repeat protein — MKHSVQIFTAVIFLLSISIASAQESGEELFESAKMAQKLNEHAKAVDLLSKAIRNGVLNSDVFFRRGVSHERLGKLNEAVQDYSKAIEIDPRMETALNNRGSAYYRLGEYDRAIKDYGRAIELNPGYGLAYYNRGNAYHGKGQFEKSIEDFSRAIQIDPRDKDVYNNRGWAYLQVNEIDKSIEDFDRAIQLDPNYVLAYANRGNARLKSGNVEGAIQDLSRAIELNPEFATAYLQRGNAYVRKGLLDEALNDYNKAVRISPILADPYNNRGWVFFKKGNIAQALRDVSKAVSLNPELSKAYTNRGWIHKSIGECPKALPDFDRALELDPSAAAIYVFRAECLLSMHQTDRARSDLDKAYALDPTNPEILETLGSLKEIAGDYSAALEMFTKLVDLRPNDSAAHVDLGMALGKSGSLARAVEEFTRAIQLDPQNREAYLRRGVARDLLGDKKGSRNDFTTGLQMKEETSPRLRQPINTSLVREYTNLR; from the coding sequence ATGAAACACAGTGTGCAGATATTCACAGCGGTGATTTTCCTGTTATCGATCTCAATTGCATCGGCTCAGGAATCGGGTGAAGAATTATTTGAAAGCGCAAAAATGGCTCAAAAATTAAACGAGCACGCCAAGGCCGTAGATCTGCTCTCAAAAGCCATCCGCAATGGAGTCCTGAATTCAGACGTTTTCTTTCGGAGAGGGGTCTCTCATGAGCGTTTGGGAAAGCTCAACGAGGCAGTTCAGGATTATTCCAAAGCCATCGAAATCGATCCTCGTATGGAGACTGCTCTGAACAACAGGGGAAGCGCTTATTATCGTCTGGGCGAATACGACAGAGCAATAAAGGATTATGGTCGGGCAATCGAGCTTAATCCCGGTTACGGCCTTGCTTATTACAACAGAGGTAATGCGTACCACGGTAAAGGACAATTTGAAAAATCGATTGAGGATTTCTCCCGTGCAATCCAAATAGACCCCAGGGACAAAGACGTCTACAACAACCGAGGCTGGGCCTATCTGCAGGTTAACGAAATCGACAAGTCCATCGAAGACTTCGACCGGGCAATTCAACTGGATCCGAATTATGTCCTCGCGTATGCAAATCGCGGCAATGCCCGACTCAAATCAGGCAATGTAGAAGGAGCAATACAGGATCTGTCGCGAGCCATAGAGCTTAACCCGGAATTTGCGACGGCATACCTTCAGAGGGGAAATGCATACGTTCGCAAGGGATTGTTGGACGAAGCTCTTAACGATTACAATAAAGCAGTTCGTATTTCCCCGATCCTTGCGGATCCGTACAATAATCGAGGATGGGTCTTCTTCAAGAAAGGCAACATAGCGCAGGCTCTAAGGGACGTCTCAAAGGCCGTTTCCCTCAATCCGGAACTCTCAAAGGCCTACACCAACAGAGGCTGGATTCATAAGAGTATTGGTGAGTGCCCCAAAGCTTTGCCGGACTTCGATCGCGCTTTGGAACTGGACCCCAGTGCTGCGGCCATTTACGTTTTCCGGGCAGAATGTTTATTGAGCATGCATCAAACCGACAGAGCGCGAAGCGATCTGGATAAAGCTTATGCTCTGGATCCGACAAATCCTGAAATCCTGGAGACTCTGGGCTCTCTTAAGGAAATTGCAGGCGATTACAGCGCAGCTCTGGAAATGTTCACGAAATTGGTCGATCTCCGCCCGAATGATTCCGCTGCCCATGTCGATCTTGGAATGGCGCTGGGCAAGAGCGGCTCTCTAGCGCGAGCGGTGGAAGAGTTCACCAGGGCCATACAACTGGATCCTCAAAATCGGGAAGCTTACTTGAGAAGGGGAGTAGCTCGCGACCTTCTCGGAGACAAAAAAGGTTCCCGGAACGATTTCACCACAGGCCTGCAAATGAAAGAAGAGACTTCCCCAAGACTGAGACAGCCGATTAACACGTCCCTTGTGCGAGAATATACAAACCTTCGCTGA